The Streptococcus oralis Uo5 genome includes a window with the following:
- the rlmD gene encoding 23S rRNA (uracil(1939)-C(5))-methyltransferase RlmD, with the protein MLKKNDIVEVEIVDLTHEGAGVAKVEGLVFFVENALPTEKILMRVLKVTKKIGFGKVEEYLVQSAHRNQDLDLAYLRSGIADFGHLAYPEQLKFKTKQVKDSLYKIAGIIDVEVAETLGMENPVKYRNKAQVPVRRVNGVLETGFFRKNSHDLMPLEDFFIQDPVIDQVVVALRDLLRRYDLKPYDEKEQSGLIRNLVVRRGHYSGQIMVILVTTRPKIFRVEQLIEQLIKQFPEIVSVMQNINDQNTNAIFGKEWKTLYGQDYITDQMLGNDFQISGPAFYQVNTEMAEKLYQTAIDFAELREDDVVIDAYSGIGTIGLSVAKHVKEVYGVEVIPEAVENSQKNAELNGISNAHYVCDTAENAMKNWLKEGIQPTVILVDPPRKGLTESFIKASAQTGADRIAYISCNVATMARDIKLYQELGYELRKVQPVDLFPQTHHVECVSYLEKCS; encoded by the coding sequence ATGTTAAAGAAAAATGATATTGTAGAAGTTGAAATTGTTGATTTGACCCATGAAGGTGCTGGGGTTGCCAAGGTAGAAGGTTTGGTTTTCTTTGTAGAAAATGCTCTACCAACTGAGAAAATCCTCATGCGTGTTCTTAAGGTCACTAAAAAGATTGGCTTTGGGAAGGTTGAAGAATACCTTGTTCAGTCAGCTCATCGTAACCAAGACCTTGACCTAGCTTATCTACGTTCAGGTATCGCTGATTTTGGGCATCTTGCCTATCCAGAGCAGCTCAAGTTCAAAACCAAGCAAGTCAAAGACAGTCTCTACAAGATTGCTGGTATTATAGATGTAGAGGTTGCTGAAACACTTGGTATGGAGAATCCTGTCAAGTATCGAAATAAGGCGCAGGTGCCTGTTCGTCGAGTGAATGGTGTCTTGGAAACTGGCTTTTTCCGTAAGAATTCGCACGACCTCATGCCTCTTGAAGATTTCTTTATCCAGGATCCTGTCATTGACCAAGTCGTAGTAGCTCTTCGAGATTTGCTTCGTCGCTATGATTTGAAACCTTATGACGAAAAGGAACAGTCTGGCTTGATTCGGAACCTAGTGGTGCGTCGTGGTCACTATTCAGGACAAATCATGGTTATCTTAGTGACTACACGTCCTAAAATTTTCCGAGTGGAGCAGTTGATTGAACAACTTATCAAGCAGTTCCCAGAGATTGTGTCTGTCATGCAAAATATCAATGACCAGAATACCAATGCGATTTTTGGTAAGGAGTGGAAGACTCTTTATGGTCAAGACTATATTACGGACCAGATGTTGGGAAATGACTTTCAGATATCTGGGCCAGCCTTTTACCAGGTCAATACAGAAATGGCAGAGAAACTTTATCAAACAGCTATTGACTTTGCGGAGTTAAGAGAAGATGATGTGGTGATCGATGCCTACTCAGGGATTGGAACGATTGGATTATCCGTTGCCAAGCATGTCAAAGAAGTCTACGGTGTTGAAGTGATTCCAGAAGCAGTAGAAAATAGCCAGAAGAACGCAGAATTGAACGGTATCTCAAACGCCCACTATGTATGTGACACAGCTGAAAATGCCATGAAGAACTGGCTCAAGGAAGGTATCCAACCAACCGTCATCTTGGTTGACCCACCACGCAAGGGCTTGACCGAGAGCTTTATCAAAGCAAGCGCCCAAACAGGAGCAGACCGCATCGCTTATATTTCATGTAATGTCGCAACCATGGCGCGTGATATCAAACTCTATCAAGAATTGGGATATGAGTTGAGGAAAGTCCAGCCGGTGGATTTATTCCCACAAACGCATCACGTTGAGTGTGTAAGTTATTTAGAGAAATGTAGTTAA
- the glyA gene encoding serine hydroxymethyltransferase, producing the protein MIFDKDDFKAYDADLWNAIAKEEERQQNNIELIASENVVSKAVMAAQGSILTNKYAEGYPGRRYYGGTDVVDVVETLAIERAKEIFGAKFANVQPHSGSQANCAAYMALIEPGDTVMGMDLAAGGHLTHGAPVSFSGQTYNFVSYSVDPETELLDFDAILKQAQEVKPKLIVAGASAYSQIIDFSKFREIADAVGAKLMVDMAHIAGLVAAGLHPSPVPYAHITTTTTHKTLRGPRGGLILTNDEDLAKKINSAIFPGIQGGPLEHVVAAKAVSFKEVLDSAFKEYAANVIKNSKAMVEVFLQDPDFRIISGGTENHLFLVDVTKVVENGKVAQNVLDEVNITLNKNSIPYETLSPFKTSGIRIGAAAITARGFGEEESRKVAELIIKTLKNAENEAVLEEVRSEVKALTDAFPLYED; encoded by the coding sequence ATGATTTTTGATAAAGACGATTTTAAAGCATACGATGCTGATCTCTGGAATGCTATTGCCAAAGAAGAAGAACGCCAACAAAACAATATCGAGTTGATTGCTTCGGAAAACGTGGTTTCCAAGGCTGTTATGGCAGCTCAAGGGTCTATCTTGACAAACAAATATGCCGAGGGTTACCCAGGACGCCGTTATTATGGTGGAACGGATGTAGTAGACGTGGTAGAAACTCTAGCTATTGAACGCGCGAAAGAAATTTTCGGTGCTAAATTCGCCAATGTCCAACCTCACTCAGGAAGCCAAGCCAACTGTGCGGCTTACATGGCCTTGATTGAGCCAGGTGATACGGTTATGGGAATGGATTTGGCTGCTGGTGGGCACTTGACCCACGGAGCTCCTGTTAGCTTCTCTGGTCAAACCTACAACTTTGTTTCTTATAGTGTGGATCCTGAAACAGAACTCTTGGACTTTGATGCTATCTTGAAACAAGCCCAAGAAGTAAAACCAAAACTAATTGTAGCTGGTGCTTCAGCCTATTCTCAAATTATCGATTTCTCAAAATTCCGTGAAATTGCAGATGCCGTTGGTGCTAAGCTCATGGTCGATATGGCCCATATCGCTGGTTTGGTGGCAGCTGGACTTCATCCAAGCCCAGTGCCATACGCTCATATCACTACAACAACGACCCACAAAACTCTTCGTGGACCGCGTGGTGGCTTGATTTTGACAAATGATGAAGATCTAGCTAAGAAAATCAACTCAGCTATTTTCCCTGGTATTCAGGGTGGTCCTTTAGAGCATGTTGTGGCGGCTAAGGCGGTTTCCTTCAAAGAAGTTTTGGACTCAGCCTTTAAGGAATATGCTGCTAATGTCATCAAAAACAGCAAGGCTATGGTTGAAGTCTTCTTGCAAGACCCTGATTTCCGTATCATTTCTGGAGGGACTGAAAATCACCTCTTCCTTGTTGATGTCACTAAGGTTGTAGAAAACGGAAAAGTTGCTCAAAACGTACTGGATGAAGTTAATATTACCCTAAATAAAAATTCAATCCCTTACGAAACTTTGTCACCATTCAAGACAAGTGGAATTCGTATCGGAGCAGCAGCCATCACTGCACGCGGATTTGGTGAAGAAGAAAGCCGTAAAGTGGCTGAACTCATCATTAAAACCCTTAAAAATGCAGAAAATGAAGCTGTCTTAGAAGAAGTGAGAAGTGAAGTCAAAGCGTTGACAGATGCCTTCCCACTATACGAGGACTAA
- a CDS encoding 4-oxalocrotonate tautomerase → MPFVRIDLFEGRTLEQKKALAKEVTEAVVRNTGAPQSAVHVIINDMPEGTYFPQGEMRTK, encoded by the coding sequence ATGCCATTTGTACGCATCGATTTATTTGAAGGACGCACGCTCGAGCAAAAGAAAGCTCTTGCTAAGGAAGTAACGGAAGCTGTTGTCCGTAATACTGGAGCACCTCAATCAGCCGTTCATGTCATCATCAACGACATGCCAGAAGGAACTTACTTCCCACAAGGGGAAATGCGCACCAAATAA
- a CDS encoding GNAT family N-acetyltransferase gives MLRDLQETDVNAICEINQEALGYSFSPEDTASQLARLSQDSHHFLLGYEDEVSHVLLGYVHAEVYESLYSKAGFNILGLAVSPQAQGQGIGKSLLQGLEDEAKRRGYEFIRLNSADHRLGAHAFYEKVGYTCDKVQKRFIRIF, from the coding sequence ATGCTAAGAGATTTGCAAGAAACAGATGTGAATGCTATATGTGAGATTAACCAAGAGGCTTTGGGCTATTCTTTTAGTCCAGAGGACACAGCTAGTCAACTAGCTAGACTGTCTCAGGATTCTCATCATTTCCTACTTGGCTATGAGGATGAGGTCAGCCATGTCCTACTTGGATATGTCCATGCTGAAGTTTATGAATCCCTCTATTCCAAAGCAGGATTTAATATTTTAGGCTTAGCGGTTTCGCCTCAAGCACAAGGGCAAGGTATTGGTAAAAGCTTACTGCAAGGGTTGGAAGACGAAGCAAAAAGACGCGGTTATGAGTTTATCCGCTTAAACTCTGCCGATCACCGTCTGGGTGCTCATGCATTTTATGAAAAAGTTGGTTATACTTGTGATAAAGTGCAGAAACGGTTTATTCGCATCTTTTAG
- the prfA gene encoding peptide chain release factor 1 has protein sequence MNIYDQLQAVEDRYEELGELLSDPDVVSDTKRFMELSKEEASTRDTVTAYREYKQVLQNIVDAEDMIKESGGDADLEEMAKQELKDAKAEKEEYEEKLKILLLPKDPNDDKNIILEIRGAAGGDEAALFAGDLLTMYQKYAEAQGWRFEVMEASMNGVGGFKEVVAMVSGQSVYSKLKYESGAHRVQRVPVTESQGRVHTSTATVLVMPEVEEVEYDIDPKDLRVDIYHASGAGGQNVNKVATAVRIVHLPTNIKVEMQEERTQQKNREKAMKIIRARVADHFAQIAQDEQDAERKSTIGTGDRSERIRTYNFPQNRVTDHRIGLTLQKLDTILSGKLDEVVDALVLYDQTQKLEELNK, from the coding sequence ATGAACATCTATGATCAACTACAAGCTGTAGAAGACCGTTATGAAGAATTAGGAGAATTGCTGAGTGACCCAGATGTCGTCTCAGATACCAAGCGTTTCATGGAGCTTTCGAAAGAAGAAGCTTCTACTCGTGATACGGTAACTGCCTACCGTGAATACAAGCAAGTCCTTCAAAACATCGTTGACGCCGAAGATATGATTAAGGAATCAGGCGGAGATGCGGACTTGGAAGAAATGGCCAAGCAAGAACTCAAAGATGCCAAGGCTGAAAAAGAAGAATACGAAGAAAAACTGAAAATCTTGCTCCTTCCAAAGGATCCAAACGATGATAAGAACATCATCCTTGAAATCCGTGGGGCAGCTGGTGGAGACGAAGCAGCCCTCTTCGCTGGAGATTTGCTAACTATGTACCAAAAGTATGCGGAAGCTCAAGGCTGGCGCTTTGAAGTTATGGAAGCCTCAATGAACGGCGTCGGTGGTTTCAAAGAAGTGGTTGCTATGGTTTCTGGTCAGTCCGTTTACTCTAAGCTTAAGTATGAGTCTGGTGCACATCGTGTGCAACGTGTCCCTGTGACAGAAAGCCAAGGCCGTGTCCACACCTCAACAGCGACAGTTCTAGTCATGCCTGAAGTGGAAGAAGTAGAGTACGATATTGATCCAAAAGACCTTCGTGTTGACATCTACCACGCATCTGGTGCTGGTGGTCAGAACGTCAACAAGGTTGCGACTGCCGTTCGTATTGTTCACTTGCCGACCAATATCAAGGTTGAAATGCAAGAAGAGCGTACCCAGCAGAAGAACCGTGAAAAGGCTATGAAAATCATCCGTGCGCGTGTTGCTGACCATTTTGCTCAGATTGCACAAGACGAACAAGACGCTGAACGTAAGTCTACTATTGGTACTGGTGACCGTTCAGAACGTATCCGTACTTATAATTTCCCTCAAAACCGTGTCACAGACCACCGTATTGGCTTGACCCTCCAAAAACTAGATACGATTTTATCTGGTAAATTGGATGAAGTTGTGGATGCCTTGGTGCTCTATGACCAAACACAAAAATTAGAAGAATTAAACAAATAA
- the prmC gene encoding peptide chain release factor N(5)-glutamine methyltransferase: protein MKLAQLFSDFEEALIRQGEEAESLSFVYRSLKNLSFTDFVFALQQEVTEEENQFVEEIYQQLAAHKPAQYIIGQADFFGMQLKVDERVLIPRPETKELVELILAENAKESLKILDIGTGSGAIALGLAKNRPDWSVTAADISQDALELASENARNQNLNIFFKKSDCFAEISEKYDIIVSNPPYISREDESEVGLNVLHSEPHLALFADEDGLAIYRRIAEDAKDYLTDGGKIYLEIGYKQGQSVPDLFRKNLPEKRVRTLKDQFGQDRMVVVDDGQD, encoded by the coding sequence ATGAAATTAGCTCAATTATTTTCAGATTTTGAAGAAGCGTTGATAAGACAAGGAGAGGAAGCAGAAAGCCTCTCTTTTGTCTATCGTAGCTTAAAAAATCTCTCTTTTACAGACTTTGTCTTTGCCCTCCAGCAAGAGGTAACAGAGGAAGAAAACCAATTTGTAGAAGAAATTTATCAGCAGTTAGCGGCTCACAAACCAGCACAGTACATCATCGGACAGGCAGATTTCTTTGGAATGCAGTTAAAAGTAGATGAGCGGGTTTTGATTCCTCGTCCAGAGACAAAAGAGTTGGTGGAGCTTATCTTGGCAGAAAATGCTAAGGAAAGTCTTAAGATTCTAGATATCGGGACTGGAAGTGGTGCCATAGCCCTTGGATTAGCTAAAAACAGACCGGATTGGTCAGTGACAGCAGCAGATATTTCACAAGACGCCTTAGAGCTTGCATCAGAGAATGCTAGAAATCAAAATCTTAATATATTTTTTAAAAAATCTGATTGTTTTGCAGAAATTTCTGAAAAATATGATATAATTGTATCCAATCCACCCTATATCTCTCGTGAAGATGAGTCAGAGGTCGGTTTGAATGTTTTGCATTCGGAGCCTCATCTAGCTCTCTTTGCAGATGAGGATGGCCTAGCTATTTACCGCAGAATTGCGGAAGATGCAAAAGACTATCTCACAGATGGTGGTAAGATTTACCTTGAAATTGGATACAAGCAAGGTCAAAGTGTTCCTGATCTTTTTAGGAAAAATCTTCCTGAAAAAAGAGTACGAACACTCAAGGACCAATTTGGTCAAGATAGGATGGTTGTAGTTGATGATGGACAGGATTAG
- a CDS encoding nucleoid-associated protein → MDIYIKKAIIHQFSPDDTELFLADKFLNITPKIEEYLRKKIERVYSDEAKTGIFEEENPFFNHITEDLLETSVTLANLWKEEFSISENLKTNDLVFVQFSKEGVEHFAFLRIALRETLTHLGGEVDNPIKLTQNNLPGFGTGADEALVVNLQSRKYHLIEKRIKYNGTFLNYFSENLLAVAPKISPKKSIKELEKTAQRIAESFNTDDFQFQSKVKSAIFNNLEENNELSPEKLANDLFDNNLTARLSFIDQVKEAVPEPVQFDEIDASRQLKKFENQKLSLSNGIELIVPNNVYQDAESVEFIQNDNGTYSILIKNIEDIQSK, encoded by the coding sequence ATGGACATTTATATTAAGAAAGCCATTATCCATCAGTTCAGTCCGGATGATACCGAGCTGTTTCTAGCGGATAAATTTCTCAATATCACTCCAAAAATCGAAGAATACCTGCGCAAAAAAATCGAACGTGTGTATTCAGATGAAGCAAAGACTGGGATTTTCGAAGAAGAAAATCCCTTCTTCAATCACATCACAGAAGATTTGTTGGAGACATCAGTGACACTGGCTAATCTCTGGAAAGAGGAGTTCAGCATTTCAGAAAATCTCAAGACCAATGACTTGGTTTTTGTTCAGTTTTCTAAAGAAGGCGTAGAACATTTCGCTTTTTTGCGAATTGCTCTGCGTGAGACCTTGACTCACCTTGGTGGAGAAGTTGATAACCCAATCAAGCTAACTCAGAATAACCTACCTGGATTTGGAACGGGGGCTGATGAGGCCTTGGTGGTCAATCTTCAAAGTCGCAAGTACCATCTCATCGAAAAACGCATCAAGTATAATGGGACTTTCTTGAATTATTTTTCAGAAAATCTCCTAGCTGTTGCTCCCAAGATTTCACCCAAGAAATCTATCAAGGAACTGGAAAAAACGGCTCAGAGAATTGCAGAGTCCTTTAACACAGATGATTTTCAGTTTCAATCCAAGGTCAAATCAGCGATTTTCAACAATCTTGAAGAAAACAATGAGTTGTCTCCTGAGAAATTGGCTAACGACCTTTTTGATAATAATCTGACAGCTCGCTTGAGCTTTATCGACCAAGTCAAGGAAGCTGTACCAGAACCAGTCCAGTTTGATGAAATTGATGCCAGTCGTCAGCTCAAGAAATTTGAAAACCAAAAACTTTCCTTGTCAAATGGAATTGAACTCATCGTTCCCAATAACGTATACCAAGACGCCGAGTCTGTTGAGTTTATCCAAAATGACAATGGAACCTATTCTATCTTAATCAAAAATATCGAGGATATTCAAAGTAAATAA
- a CDS encoding lysozyme family protein gives MFKFIRRVLVLAVFLLAGYKAYHIHQDVKQVMTYQPMVREILSERDTPANEELVLAMIYTETKGKERDVMQSSESASGATNTIKDDASSIRQGVQTLTDNLYLAQSKGVDVWTAVQAYNFGPAYIDFIAQNGKENTLALAKRYSRETVAPILGNTTGKTYTYINPISIFHGAELYENGGNYYYSRQVRFNLYIMKFFNFF, from the coding sequence ATGTTTAAATTTATAAGAAGAGTGCTTGTGCTAGCAGTCTTCCTTTTAGCAGGATACAAAGCTTATCATATCCATCAGGATGTTAAACAAGTCATGACCTACCAACCCATGGTTCGAGAAATCTTGAGCGAAAGAGATACTCCAGCCAATGAAGAGTTGGTGCTCGCTATGATTTATACTGAAACGAAGGGAAAAGAGCGGGATGTCATGCAGTCTAGTGAGTCTGCTAGTGGCGCCACCAATACCATCAAAGACGATGCCTCTAGTATTCGCCAAGGGGTTCAGACTCTAACAGATAATCTCTATTTGGCACAGAGCAAAGGAGTAGATGTCTGGACCGCCGTTCAAGCCTATAATTTTGGACCTGCCTATATCGACTTTATCGCTCAGAATGGCAAGGAAAATACACTGGCCCTAGCCAAGCGTTACTCCCGAGAAACGGTCGCTCCAATCCTTGGTAATACTACAGGGAAGACCTACACCTATATCAACCCTATTTCTATCTTTCACGGTGCCGAACTCTATGAAAATGGTGGAAATTATTACTACTCGAGACAGGTTCGCTTTAATCTCTATATCATGAAATTCTTTAATTTCTTTTAA
- the mnmE gene encoding tRNA uridine-5-carboxymethylaminomethyl(34) synthesis GTPase MnmE yields the protein MITREFDTIAAISTPLGEGAIGIVRLSGTDSFAIAQKIFKGKDLSKVASHTLNYGHIVDPQTGKVMDEVMVGAMKSPKTFTREDIIEINTHGGIAVTNEILQLAIREGARLAEPGEFTKRAFLNGRVDLTQAEAVMDIIRAKTDKAMNIAVKQLDGSLSDLINNTRQEILNTLAQVEVNIDYPEYDDVEEATTAVVREKTREFEQLLTNLLRTARRGKILREGISTAIIGRPNVGKSSLLNNLLREDKAIVTDIAGTTRDVIEEYVNINGVPLKLIDTAGIRETDDIVEQIGVERSKKALKEADLVLLVLNASEPLAAQDRQLLEISQDTNRIILLNKTDLPEAIETSEIPEDVIRISVLKNQNIDKIEERINNLFFENAGLVEQDATYLSNARHISLIEKAVESLQAVNEGLELGMPVDLLQVDLTRTWEILGEITGDAAPDELITQLFSQFCLGK from the coding sequence ATGATTACACGTGAATTTGATACCATCGCTGCTATCTCTACTCCACTAGGTGAAGGGGCCATTGGTATTGTCCGTTTGAGCGGAACAGATAGTTTTGCTATTGCGCAAAAGATTTTTAAAGGCAAGGATTTGAGTAAGGTTGCCAGCCATACTCTTAACTACGGCCACATCGTTGATCCTCAAACTGGTAAGGTCATGGACGAGGTTATGGTTGGGGCTATGAAGTCTCCAAAGACCTTCACTCGTGAGGATATTATCGAGATTAACACCCACGGTGGGATTGCCGTCACCAATGAAATTCTCCAGCTAGCTATCCGAGAAGGAGCTCGCTTAGCAGAACCTGGTGAATTTACCAAGCGCGCCTTCCTCAACGGTCGTGTAGACTTGACGCAAGCTGAGGCGGTGATGGACATCATCCGTGCCAAGACTGACAAGGCTATGAACATTGCTGTCAAACAACTAGATGGTTCCCTTTCTGACCTCATTAATAATACTCGCCAAGAAATCCTCAATACACTTGCCCAAGTTGAGGTCAATATCGACTATCCTGAGTATGATGATGTTGAGGAAGCTACTACTGCTGTTGTCCGCGAGAAGACTAGGGAGTTTGAACAATTGCTAACCAATCTCCTTAGAACAGCCCGTCGCGGTAAGATCCTCCGTGAGGGAATTTCAACTGCCATCATCGGACGCCCCAACGTTGGGAAATCCAGCCTCCTCAACAACCTCTTGCGTGAGGACAAGGCCATCGTTACAGATATCGCTGGTACTACCCGAGATGTTATCGAAGAATACGTCAACATCAACGGCGTTCCTCTAAAATTGATTGATACAGCTGGAATCCGTGAAACAGATGACATCGTCGAACAAATCGGAGTCGAGCGTTCGAAAAAAGCCCTCAAGGAAGCTGATCTAGTTCTACTAGTGCTAAATGCCAGTGAACCACTGGCCGCTCAAGACCGCCAACTCCTAGAAATCAGTCAAGACACTAATCGCATTATTCTTCTTAACAAGACTGATCTGCCAGAAGCGATTGAAACTTCTGAAATTCCAGAAGATGTCATTCGTATTTCAGTTCTTAAAAATCAAAACATTGATAAGATTGAAGAACGCATTAACAACCTCTTCTTTGAAAATGCTGGTTTGGTTGAGCAAGACGCCACTTACTTATCTAATGCTCGTCATATTTCCTTAATTGAGAAGGCTGTTGAAAGCTTGCAAGCAGTTAATGAAGGACTAGAACTCGGTATGCCAGTCGACCTTCTTCAGGTTGACTTAACTCGTACTTGGGAAATTCTCGGAGAAATTACTGGTGATGCAGCACCTGATGAACTCATTACCCAACTCTTTAGCCAATTCTGTTTAGGAAAATAA
- a CDS encoding L-threonylcarbamoyladenylate synthase, with protein MMDRIRQELEKGGAVVLPTETVYGLFAKALDEKAVDHVYKLKRRPRDKALNLNVASLEDILHFSKNQPTYLQKLVEAFLPGPLTIILEANDRVPYWVNSGLATVGFRMPSHPITLDLIRETGPLIGPSANISGRASGVAFARILEDFDQEVLGLEDDAFLTGQDSTILDLSGDKVKILRQGAIKREDILAQLPEISFEEE; from the coding sequence ATGATGGACAGGATTAGACAAGAGTTGGAAAAGGGCGGAGCTGTTGTTTTGCCTACAGAGACAGTTTATGGTCTCTTTGCTAAGGCCTTAGACGAAAAAGCTGTCGACCATGTTTACAAACTCAAACGTCGTCCCAGAGACAAGGCACTTAACCTCAATGTTGCTTCTCTAGAGGACATCTTGCACTTTTCAAAGAATCAGCCAACTTATCTACAAAAGCTTGTAGAGGCCTTTTTACCGGGTCCCTTGACCATTATTCTCGAAGCCAATGACCGAGTTCCCTATTGGGTCAACTCTGGTCTTGCAACTGTCGGATTTCGGATGCCGAGTCACCCCATTACACTTGATTTGATTCGAGAGACAGGTCCTTTGATTGGGCCGTCTGCCAATATTTCAGGCCGAGCAAGTGGAGTGGCCTTTGCTCGAATTCTAGAGGATTTTGACCAAGAGGTTCTGGGTCTGGAGGACGACGCTTTTCTAACTGGACAGGATTCGACTATTTTGGATTTGTCTGGAGACAAGGTGAAAATCTTGCGCCAAGGAGCGATTAAGCGAGAAGATATTCTTGCACAGTTGCCAGAGATTTCTTTTGAGGAGGAATGA
- a CDS encoding Type 1 glutamine amidotransferase-like domain-containing protein has translation MKEQIFLMGGNPPITKYSIVEKIVSSSKIERIVIFTVFRDNWQPYMKKYTEAFQSQFPNLNTDYLLLDIEQINFDSYLDADLIIIGGGNTEKYIATYVNQEFKNYIDHMLNKGAKVIGFSAGALLLGEKVYVSPNDNSEHQIKIKNGLGVFSQFLISVHYDSWKDKANKDRAEELVDVPIIPLNDHSCLVLDKLGNIIEKID, from the coding sequence TTGAAAGAACAAATTTTTTTGATGGGTGGGAATCCCCCAATAACGAAATATAGCATTGTTGAAAAAATTGTATCATCAAGCAAGATTGAAAGAATTGTTATTTTTACAGTTTTTCGAGATAATTGGCAACCCTATATGAAAAAGTACACGGAAGCTTTCCAAAGTCAATTTCCTAATCTAAACACTGATTACTTACTTTTGGACATTGAGCAGATTAATTTTGATAGCTATTTAGATGCTGATCTAATTATCATCGGTGGTGGAAATACGGAAAAATATATAGCTACTTATGTCAATCAGGAGTTCAAAAATTATATCGATCATATGCTTAATAAAGGGGCAAAAGTTATAGGGTTTTCTGCAGGAGCCCTATTATTAGGAGAAAAAGTCTATGTCTCACCTAATGATAATTCAGAACATCAGATAAAGATAAAAAATGGATTAGGAGTCTTTAGTCAGTTTTTAATTAGTGTTCATTATGATTCATGGAAAGATAAAGCAAATAAGGATAGAGCTGAAGAACTTGTTGATGTTCCCATAATTCCACTAAATGATCATTCCTGTCTTGTATTGGATAAACTTGGAAATATCATAGAGAAAATTGACTAG
- a CDS encoding thymidine kinase, with translation MAQLYYRYGTMNSGKTIEILKVAYNYEEQGKGVVIMTSALDTRDGVGYVSSRIGMKRPAIAIEETTDIFGYIRDLPEKPYCVLVDEAQFLKRHHVYDLARVVDELDIPVMAFGLKNDFRNELFEGSKYLLLLADKIDEIKTICQYCKKKATMVLRTQDGVPVYDGEQIQIGGNETYISVCRKHYFAPEINKENEEK, from the coding sequence ATGGCACAGTTGTATTATCGTTATGGGACTATGAACTCTGGTAAGACGATTGAGATTCTTAAGGTAGCCTATAACTATGAAGAGCAAGGAAAAGGTGTTGTCATCATGACCTCTGCTCTGGATACACGTGATGGTGTTGGTTATGTATCCAGTCGGATTGGTATGAAACGCCCAGCAATTGCGATTGAGGAAACAACGGATATCTTCGGCTATATCCGAGATTTACCTGAAAAACCTTACTGTGTGTTGGTCGATGAGGCTCAATTTCTCAAGCGTCACCATGTTTACGATCTAGCTCGTGTTGTTGATGAGTTGGATATACCTGTCATGGCTTTTGGTTTGAAAAATGACTTTCGCAATGAACTGTTCGAAGGTTCAAAATACCTCTTGCTCTTAGCAGACAAGATTGACGAAATCAAGACTATCTGTCAGTATTGTAAGAAAAAGGCGACTATGGTGTTGCGTACGCAGGATGGTGTGCCAGTCTATGATGGTGAACAAATTCAGATCGGTGGCAATGAAACTTATATCTCAGTCTGCCGTAAACATTATTTTGCCCCTGAAATCAATAAGGAGAATGAAGAAAAATGA
- a CDS encoding TMEM175 family protein, translating into MEKERLGAFIDAVLAIVMTILVLELEKPKTFDLQGLWELRTNFLAYGISFFWLGAMWVNIHSSSHLIKKVSQKTVWATIIMLFFSSLFPYTTQLIATHFDNGSMQAFYGVIVLLISFSVLWYYRTLDEVNDIAEMHALRRGRKRWIRWDIGIKMLGLILSLTIFPAGVGLSVLVTLLFIVIPRQFKV; encoded by the coding sequence ATGGAAAAGGAACGTTTGGGAGCCTTTATTGACGCTGTGTTAGCCATCGTTATGACTATCTTGGTTTTGGAGCTGGAAAAGCCAAAAACCTTTGATTTACAAGGACTATGGGAGCTTAGAACCAATTTTCTTGCCTACGGTATTTCTTTCTTTTGGCTGGGAGCTATGTGGGTCAATATCCATTCTTCTTCGCATCTCATTAAAAAAGTTAGCCAAAAAACAGTCTGGGCAACCATTATCATGCTCTTTTTCTCCTCCCTTTTTCCCTATACTACTCAGCTCATAGCAACCCATTTCGACAATGGTAGCATGCAAGCATTCTATGGGGTAATCGTTCTACTCATTAGCTTTTCAGTATTATGGTATTACCGTACCTTGGATGAAGTGAATGATATAGCTGAGATGCATGCGTTAAGACGAGGACGAAAACGTTGGATACGATGGGATATTGGTATTAAAATGTTAGGGCTTATCTTGTCTCTGACAATCTTCCCAGCAGGAGTAGGACTGTCAGTCCTAGTAACACTTTTGTTTATTGTTATCCCGAGACAATTTAAAGTCTAA